The Impatiens glandulifera chromosome 3, dImpGla2.1, whole genome shotgun sequence genome contains a region encoding:
- the LOC124931936 gene encoding kinesin-like protein KIN-10B translates to MASISEESSHNNSKTPSKPSRMIRIVGKVKGFTDLENGLQSERPLPWISVSKTDDNDTSDGVVISFRDQSGSFKESIKLDHCYEQDVGNEDMFVKEIKPLVSEVFDGQKSTVIAFGARSSGKTYTIQGFEENPGLAALTMAEVLLMAEKTGNLVAVSYYEVLQDHVYDLLQTGRPEIQVFENAQGKIQFKGLSQVNITSFSQFKKLYFTGIVPRKTQQKVPLELPQMSHKVLVVLISSVDENSANKPIGRINFVDLAGYEDARRKSSLGVNNVDSTRINKSLYALLKVLYSLNANEIRVPYRESKLTRALQDSLGRNNKVLMITCLNPFFCHDSLHAMISVSRCRVVNRVVAESTKTVGSVSKQPVVAESTKTVGSVSKQPVVTESTKTVGSVSKQPVVAESTKTVGSVSKQRVVAESTKTVGSVSKQPVVAESTKTVGSVSKQRVVAESTKTVGSVSKQRVVAESTKTVGSVSKQPVVAESTKTVGSVSKQRVVSESTKTVGSVSKQPVVSSSSKGKIGSLTLKKQINSQSYNFEKKANSTIKGRRLFSEGKATTNTNKENVSLNMTTSDEQQAPAITVFDSTSASILNKDEPVSVVTLDDPTPENEDNSQKAEISHLEVTPKIKCNNNSSILPEEGEFITNKEEETSLVMNEDGSPSLSSLIENLSNTLKALDSTTTPLEIKMPYKINTVSSIYTDAMEPKTPVFQQNSICKGSLTNNSPWGRLSARSTGMKEVLVDEYLNFLNTASKEELKGLQGIGEKRATYILELREESPEPFKDLEDLENIGLSTKQVTNMMKKMAGEIFS, encoded by the exons ATGGCTTCTATTTCCGAAGAATCAAGTCATAACAATTCCAAGACGCCATCTAAACCATCGCGGATGATCAGAATAGTTGGAAAAGTTAAGGGTTTCACAGATCTAGAAAATGGACTTCAAAGCGAAAGACCATTGCCGTGGATTTCCGTTAGCAAGACAGATGACAATGATACCTCCGATGGAGTAGTGATCTCTTTCCGCGATCAATCTGGCAG CTTTAAAGAGTCAATCAAGCTGGACCACTGCTATGAACAAGACGTGGGAAATGAAGATATGTTTGTAAAAGAAATTAAGCCTTTAGTTTCAGAAGTATTTGATGGTCAAAAGTCTACAGTTATAGCATTTGGAGCTAGAAGCAGTGGCAAGACTTACACAATTCAG GGTTTTGAGGAAAATCCTGGTTTAGCAGCCTTAACAATGGCTGAAGTTCTCTTGATGGCCGAGAAAACTGGAAATCTTGTTGCCGTGTCTTACTATGAGGTATTGCAAGATCATGTATACGATCTTCTACAGACTGGCCGACCAGAAATTCAAGTGTTCGAAAATGCCCAAGGCAAAATTCAGTTCAAGGGGCTTTCACAG GTCAATATCACATCATTTTCTCAGTTTAAGAAGTTATATTTTACGGGCATTGTCCCTCGCAAAACACAACAAAAAGTGCCATTAGAGCTGCCACAAATGAGTCATAAGGTTCTAGTTGTTCTTATTTCCTCTGTTGATGAGAACTCAGCCAATAAGCCAATTGGAAGGATAAACTTTGTTGATTTAGCAG GTTATGAGGATGCTAGAAGAAAGAGTTCTTTGGGTGTCAACAATGTTGATAGTACTAGAATTAACAAGTCTTTATATGCTCTGCTTAAAGTTTTATACTCTTTAAATGCCAATGAAATCCGAGTTCCATATCGAGAAAGCAAACTGACTCGTGCATTACAAGATTCCCTTGGTAGGAATAATAAAGTGTTGATGATCACTTGCTTG AACCCGTTTTTTTGCCATGACTCTTTACATGCCATGATTTCGGTTTCCCGATGTCGGGTTGTAAATCGAGTGGTCGCTGAATCTACAAAGACAGTAGGAAGTGTGTCCAAGCAACCAGTGGTCGCTGAATCTACAAAGACAGTAGGAAGTGTGTCCAAGCAACCAGTGGTCACTGAATCTACAAAGACAGTAGGAAGTGTGTCCAAGCAACCAGTGGTCGCTGAATCTACAAAGACAGTAGGAAGTGTGTCCAAGCAAAGAGTGGTCGCTGAATCTACAAAGACAGTAGGAAGTGTGTCCAAGCAACCAGTGGTAGCTGAATCTACAAAGACAGTAGGAAGTGTGTCCAAGCAACGAGTGGTCGCTGAATCTACAAAGACAGTAGGAAGTGTGTCCAAGCAACGAGTGGTCGCTGAATCTACAAAGACAGTAGGAAGTGTGTCCAAGCAACCCGTGGTCGCTGAATCTACAAAGACAGTAGGAAGTGTGTCCAAGCAACGAGTGGTTTCTGAATCTACAAAGACAGTAGGAAGTGTGTCCAAGCAACCAGTGGTTTCTTCATCCAGTAAAGGAAAGATTGGGAGTCTTACATTAAAGAAGCAAATCAATTCTCAATCATACAACTTTGAGAAGAAGGCTAATTCTACAATTAAAGGAAG GAGACTTTTTAGTGAAGGCAAAGCTACGACGAATACTAATAAG GAAAATGTTTCGTTGAACATGACAACTTCAGATGAACAACAAGCACCTGCAATAACAGTCTTTGATTCAACAAGTGCCTCCATCTTGAACAAA GATGAACCAGTTTCAGTAGTTACTTTAGATGATCCTACTCCTGAAAATGAG GATAATTCTCAGAAGGCGGAGATTAGTCATCTAGAAGTCACTCCCAAGATTAAATGCAATAATAATTCATCGATTCTTCCGGAAGAAG GTGAATTTATTActaataaggaagaagaaacAAGTTTAGTCATGAATGAAGATGGATCACCATCTCTTAGTTCTCTAATAGAGAACCTGTCCAATACATTGAAGGCCCTTGATTCTACTACAACTCCACTAGAAATTAAGATGCCATACAAGATCAATACTGTATCAAGTATATATACAGATGCTATGGAACCTAAAACCCCTGTTTTTCAACAAAATTCCATATGCAAAGGGAGTTTGACTAATAATAGTCCTTGGGGAAGGTTAAGTGCTCGTAGCACAGGAATGAAA GAAGTCCTTGTTGATGAGTACCTCAATTTCTTAAACACTGCAAGCAA gGAGGAACTGAAAGGGTTACAG GGTATTGGTGAAAAGAGGGCAACCTACATTCTTGAACTTCGTGAAGAGTCTCCGGAACCTTTCAAAGAT CTTGAAGATTTGGAGAATATTGGACTTTCAACTAAACAG GTAACAAACATGATGAAAAAAATGGCAGGAGAGATTTtcagttag